Proteins from a single region of Vanessa cardui chromosome 13, ilVanCard2.1, whole genome shotgun sequence:
- the LOC124534693 gene encoding uncharacterized protein LOC124534693 isoform X2 has translation MLMASALPTLLAVLCGAVAGAGDVMGNASRVRRTPQPHHAHRVLTDEELDSTAAWKRSHWREMQSILRKEGSQRDVVECCPSVLEMVAKKGGRTPTGLYVELYEDGENKQRLYELSCAPEVVDKPCRFVDARLYNQSRCVQKYSYSYALVRYSAATEMPQRHRPEGHFSVPGSGGWSMDYVIVRAGCECQITPPKRKSAHRKRLERHRQRKRNRRLEEDDDT, from the exons GTGCTGTGTGGGGCAGTGGCGGGCGCAGGCGACGTGATGGGAAACGCGAGCCGCGTGCGCCGCACGCCCCAACCGCACCACGCGCACCGCGTGCT aacgGACGAAGAGTTAGACTCGACGGCAGCGTGGAAGCGGTCGCACTGGCGCGAGATGCAGTCGATACTGCGGAAGGAAGGCTCCCAAAGGGACGTTGTCGAGTGCTGTCCCTCTGTACTCGAAATGGTCGCCAAGAAAGGCGGCCGCACACCGACCGGCCTCTACGTGGAACTATACGAGGACGGTGAGAACAAGCAACGGCTCTATGAGCTCTCCTGCGCCCCGGAGGTCGTCGACAAGCCCTGTCGCTTCGTCGACGCTCGCCTCTACAACCAATCGCGGTGCGTCCAGAAGTATTCGTACTCCTACGCGCTGGTGCGGTACTCCGCCGCCACGGAGATGCCGCAGCGCCATCGGCCCGAAGGACATTTCTCCGTGCCCGGGTCGGGCGGCTGGTCCATGGACTATGTTATAGTGCGTGCGGGTTGTGAGTGTCAAATAACGCCGCCGAAACGTAAGAGTGCACATCGGAAGCGCCTCGAGAGGCATCGGCAGAGGAAGAGGAACAGGCGGTTAGAGGAGGACGACGATACTTGA
- the LOC124534693 gene encoding uncharacterized protein LOC124534693 isoform X1, whose amino-acid sequence MIYSRPWINLLLLIAIKMVLCGAVAGAGDVMGNASRVRRTPQPHHAHRVLTDEELDSTAAWKRSHWREMQSILRKEGSQRDVVECCPSVLEMVAKKGGRTPTGLYVELYEDGENKQRLYELSCAPEVVDKPCRFVDARLYNQSRCVQKYSYSYALVRYSAATEMPQRHRPEGHFSVPGSGGWSMDYVIVRAGCECQITPPKRKSAHRKRLERHRQRKRNRRLEEDDDT is encoded by the exons GTGCTGTGTGGGGCAGTGGCGGGCGCAGGCGACGTGATGGGAAACGCGAGCCGCGTGCGCCGCACGCCCCAACCGCACCACGCGCACCGCGTGCT aacgGACGAAGAGTTAGACTCGACGGCAGCGTGGAAGCGGTCGCACTGGCGCGAGATGCAGTCGATACTGCGGAAGGAAGGCTCCCAAAGGGACGTTGTCGAGTGCTGTCCCTCTGTACTCGAAATGGTCGCCAAGAAAGGCGGCCGCACACCGACCGGCCTCTACGTGGAACTATACGAGGACGGTGAGAACAAGCAACGGCTCTATGAGCTCTCCTGCGCCCCGGAGGTCGTCGACAAGCCCTGTCGCTTCGTCGACGCTCGCCTCTACAACCAATCGCGGTGCGTCCAGAAGTATTCGTACTCCTACGCGCTGGTGCGGTACTCCGCCGCCACGGAGATGCCGCAGCGCCATCGGCCCGAAGGACATTTCTCCGTGCCCGGGTCGGGCGGCTGGTCCATGGACTATGTTATAGTGCGTGCGGGTTGTGAGTGTCAAATAACGCCGCCGAAACGTAAGAGTGCACATCGGAAGCGCCTCGAGAGGCATCGGCAGAGGAAGAGGAACAGGCGGTTAGAGGAGGACGACGATACTTGA